The Ailuropoda melanoleuca isolate Jingjing chromosome 4, ASM200744v2, whole genome shotgun sequence region TGCATCCTCGGTGCCGTCGTGTCTGCTCTCGATGTGGACCTCCAGCTGGTGGGTGGATGAGCCCGACTTTTGCCAACGTCTAATGGCATCCGTGACATCAAAAGTCTCCCACTCACTGTTGGTTCCATAGATCTCCCCCGACACCAAGACCAGCATGCTTCTTCCACCCTCAGTGTCCCCTCTGCTCTCTAGGACCTCAAAAATGGTAATTTTCCTGTCTACTCCTTCATACATCATGCGATCTCTTTGTACCAGTGTGTACAACCTGAGTTCGGCCATGAGAACCTCTTCATGGTGAGGAATGGACACATTGAAGAGGAGAGGGTATTTTCGGAGCCCATTGAAACTGGCTGGCTGCGAAAACAGGTCTGGGtggggagaaaagacaaaaatcagattCGTAGTGtgtcacaaagaaaaacagatgctTATTTATGCAATAAGAGGGCCTGTCTGTGCGGGAAGCTTGAGACAGAGAAATGAGGGTGATGACCGAAGAAAACAGACGCAATGTTAGCCTTCTCCAATAGAAAATACTTAAAGGTCAACGGTAGAATGCTAAACTGACTTAAGCTGCCAAGACTAAGATGGAAAGTGGTTGCCTAATGAATGGGAGAGCACTCTCCCAGCCTTGGTTGCATAGCTTATCAGCCACAGAATTACAGAGCTGGGAGGGACCCTGGAGATTGTGCAAGCAAGCCCCCAATTATCCTAACCAGTAAAAAGCCGTCAATGGAACATGGGGTGGTTGTCGTTTTTGGAAGCTTTTCAGGGATGAGCGCTTTATGGCTTCTCATATTTGCATTCATAATGGGTGAAGATTCCCCACACATTGGCTGAGCACTGGTCTTCCTCAAAGGCCTCCATGAAGATCCGGGGTTTGTAAACTATAGCCCATGGGCCATATTGGGCCTGCCACCTATTTCTGGAAATAAAGGATCAGGGGATCACAGCCTGGCCCATTGCACTACAATGTCAGATTTGGTCCACTCAcggcccacaaaacctaaaatgcTTACTATCtgtctgaccctttacagaaagagTTTCCTGACTCCTCCTCTAGACACCAAAGTCTGACAAGGTCAACAAGCTAAGCATAAACCAAGGGGGTCACAGAGGTTGAATTTTGGGTGTGTGGACTTCAACAaggtggaatgggagaaaatgaacCCTGGAATAGATTGGTTGCTATAGTCTCGTACCCTTAACAACTGGCATGGAATTTGGCACTAAGAATCACTCGGAATGTTCATGAAATAAATTGTTAAAGGTTCTTTAGTCTCAGAAGCACACCTCCAGATATTATCATGTTGAATTCCTGAGAATTTTATAGGAGCCCCAAACTCCTGTACACTTGCCCCAGGTAATACATGACTGCAAAATATCCCTGAAGGCATCTGTCATCCATCAAAGGGTTCCACAACACCAGAGTGCTAAGGACCACCAATGGAGGGGGTCTCTATCACCTTTGGCAGTGTTTTCCCAACTGTATACCCAATTCATTATTTTAGTAGGGTCCCTGCTCCAGGTTgtactctttaatatttttctttaactttatatgattatttttatgctTAATATCTCTTTTAGGCCTGTCTTAAGCAACAACACTCATGAAATGAGGGGATTGAGGGGATTgtcatgtggatttttttctgatccacattaatgaaaatatataataatttcacATGACTCACAGCTTTCTCTGTGAAGGGTAACACTTAAAATCATCTCATACACTGCCAGTGGGAACTACTGGTCAATGAGATGAATTCAAACTCTCTAGCATGACTCTGAAAACAATAACCAGGCCTTACCCTCTTAATCTAATCACAGTTCCCATGCATCCCCTATAATGCATGGAACATTGTAACTGAACAATTGATATTTGTTGGAAGGCTCAAGAAATTGTAAACCCTCCTATTTAGAGTGGACCGATGTTGTCACCATTTGCCCAAACACTCCTTTGCCTTGCTATATACCGCACCTCTGGAGATGTGTTTCTGACTTGGTaagccttctcccctccccacctctctagCTGTGAGCCCTCCTTGTGAGATGTTCCCTTCTTCACCTCCCTGTGAAGTTCACTGCCTTCTGGGTCACttgaatatttactctttttttttttaagtttttatttaaattctagttagttaacatatagtgtaatattggtttcaggagtaggatttagtgattccaATATTTACGCTCCACATCTCTCCTTTGAGCTTTGCCATTTACATCCTTacgtttcagttttctttttatgaatgGGTCTTCCCAACCACATTGCCATCATGCTGGCAGGTAGCCCAACTTAAACTCCTTCTATGCCTCCAAGCTACCACTATGTCTTAAACAGAGgcaatgttttcaaaatattgacTAGTTGATGATTCTGGACATCAAATGAAATTGATTTATGGGCATGGCATAGGTCCTTAGCACATCAATTAACTTGGGAGTTGTCCCCTCGTATAAGAATAGAGAGACTTGACTCTCCTTGGATAGGGAGCATGAGAAGACCAAAAATAGGGGAGTAGACTAGTTTGCTCCATCCACGAGAAAAGTGCAGAATAAAAGCTCATGGTAGTGGGAGGAAGGGATTAATTACAAAGGAGACCAAGGAGACTTTTGGTGGTGGTGAATGTGTTcactatcttgattgtggtaatggtttcaGTGGATGTTTATATGTGCCAAGACCTGTCAAATTATACACTTCAAATATGTGCAGtttaatgtatgtcaattatacttgaataaagctgttaaaaaaataagctcACTGTGCGTGGGCGAGCATACAAAGTTGTAGATGGAAGTGTTGTATTCTAGGCAAGGGACCTGATGTTAGCTGAGTATATTTAAACGTGCCAGTGTTTTGCAAACACTGTTTCGTTTAGTTCTTACAATGACTATTTATTGCCATTGTGTTCATTTGACATCAGAAGAAATCAAGCTTCCAGGCAGAGGACGGACTTCCCCAAGATGACAAAGCGAGGTCAGAAGTGGTGGgaattgaagtaattttttttctactttagagGTGCATTTGTTTTCCCTTAATCAGTTAGATTTGgaggagggtttttttggttttggttttggggggcagGGCGGGTTTGGTCTTTGTCTCCTAGGCAGCTGCACTGTGCAGACCCAAAGAGTCCAAAGAGAGAGGAACAGCCACTAGAGCCAGCCTAGAGCAGGACTGACGCCCTCAGAGCTGTGCGTTCCACCGCAGACCGGTAGAGGTGCGGGCAGCAGGGGTGTCCACAGACGGATCCCCTCCTGCTTTCGCTGGTCTCCAGTAATAAGAGCCTCTGTAAACTGCACTTCCTGACCTGCAGCATGCAAATCCTCCACAGGAgaagtgaaaactaaaaaaaccttctgttttctctggggATGTGAACACTTTCCCACCCGTGCTCCGAACCAGGCACCCAGGGCTCAGTGCTCAGAAGTGCTAGGAAGGGTTCCCATGGAACAAGgctatttattttccattcagaCTCACCCCCAAAAGGAATCTGTAATTTCAGTTTGCCGTTTCCACTGTGTTACTAAATGTTACTGAGTAACATTTCCAATGTGTTACTAAATACCTAAAATTTTGGCAGCGATCtacattttaaaggcaaatggTGTCTTCAGGACTGATCAATATCTACTCCATGTTTCCTCTAATGCCCAGAATTTAAGGAATTCCTTAGTAATAACTAATGTTTGCTCAGCAATTCATCGTAAATGCAGTGCTTTCTTACCTTTTTGAAATCGCTCAGTTGTGTTACATAGATATATtaccccaatttacagatgagaaaattgaggttcagagaaattaagCTAATTGCCCACAACTACTCAGTCAACCCTGCCTCAAAATTCCAAATCCTAAGCTATTTCTTTGCTACCGCCTTTCTGCTTTTAAGAACAGCTGGCCAACATCAATCAAAACCCTCTTTGTACCTGGTTAATGACAATGGTAAATATTaaagaattcatttctttggaCCCAGATCTTTTACCATgcatattaattaatatatattaatatataaataatatacataatgttaatatatatattaatatatatgtgtgtgtgtgtgtgtttatgcatttTTTGCCTCCTAGCACCATAGTCAATAGAAGACTGACTTGCTAGGTCATACATTTAGTCCCTGAATAAAGCTGGGGGAGCTGACATTGTTTTCCTGCTGATATTTAAAGCTTGTGCATTGCTATTCATGAAGACCCTGAAATAAGCTGGATCCTTAACTGGGCCGTGCATACTTCCTGGACATTACAAACAGTGATTCAAGGATGTACACATCACACAAACACAACGATACTTTAGGAAGAacctctaaaattcaaattttcatcctgtctgaaaatttcttaaataaggtcagaaaatggaaacacattcaAAGTTTGAGTGAAGCACAAGTCATGACTTTtggtttttgtctatttttgttctgAGTAGAAGCTGACAATTTTTTTTAGTCAATTAAAAGACAAACGGAAACTGAGACCTATTTGGAAAACGACAAAGGTATAGTAGTAACCCAACAGTAATTTCTTGTTACTACTTGCGGttcaaatttaagaattttaaagacTAAATTATGATGTCAAAACGGTAGACACTTCCTGACTTTGGATTAAAAGATATTCTTTAGTACCTTTTAATAACATTTGGGAAATGACCATGAAAATGGTATAGACCAAAATGTGCATTGTTTTTGAGTATCTGTGTAGATACACCCTTACATAGATGTATCCACCCTTATCTATATTATTTCTGTGCACTGTAAATTAACTTATCGCTTCTTGAAAAAATCCAAGCCaaatttcatcaataaaatataaacttaccTTCGTTCTTAAAACTCCTAATGATGTTGGCAGATGGCATGGCGGTCCGATCTGTGGCAAATTTGTTGTAGAGTTCCAGCATGTACTCCGGGGGGTCCACCTTGGCTGAATCCTGCGAGGGGATGTCAGATAGGTTCAGTGTcttaagaaattcatttttcatgCTCTGCAGCAATGTGTTAAAGTCGACCCCATCTTGCTCTGAGAAGACATCGTCGAAGAGGGGCATATCTTCTTCCAGAGGCGACTGCTCCAGGCTCATGATGGGGCTGCCAGAAACCGAATGAGCCACCAAGCAGAAGAGAGCGCACAGCTGCAGGGCCAGAGAACCCATGACTCTGCTCAAGCCCCCACGCCAACCCAGGAAGGTTTAGCTCTCCTGGGCTCTAAGTGGCAGTTTTATCTTGTGGAGAGTTAATGTCTCGTGTCACTGGAGACAAGTTTGGAAACTCTTcgcctctctccccctccccccccaccactcttcctctgcccccaaaaGTCAGGTTGCAGTAATTGGATAACAAAATCCCCTCTAGGGGCCTAGCCTTTCTTATCTCCCTAGTGTAAACTTGTGCAACAGATTTTGTTTCTATCTCGcgatccttttttcttttaatgagcattttataaacatttccaCATTCTGACACTGCCTAAGAGATAGGACAATTTTCTCCTTGCAGAAGCTCTGTTACTCTTCCTTTCAATTCACTTCCTTTTGGCAGGAATGCCTGAATTCTGCTTTTATGTGGTTCGCTTTCACACATGCATAGAATAGATATGAAGAATCCATGCCATACACACCAGCGGGACCACGCATTAACTCAAGCGCTGGGGTTTCCATCTTCACATCAGCAGTGCTGAGAAAAGACCAAATATCCAACACCTCCAAGTGAAGTTAATAGATATAAATGCGTTTCCATAAATTTCTAGAATCTTACATTTTTAGAAACAGGGAAGTATAAACTTCGTGGTCAAGGGCCTTTTTCATACAGATCTGATCTGGCTAAGTGGCTTTTGAAAAATAGGGTGAGTATGTAATTATAATAGCAACTCAAATTTATTAGGTGCTTTCCTATAAACAGGCGTTGTGCTGTATGCTTTACATCTATCACCAAATGTGCTCCCTACAATAACCCCATTATTATGCCCATTGCACATATGGGTCACGAAGGGTCCCTAACTTGCCAGGGGTCACAGAGCCACAACGTGGTAGAGTCGGGGTTTGAACCTAGGCATTCTGACGCttatgaagaggaaaaaacaatcaGACTTTGAAACCAGTGTTCCTGGAGACAGGAGCAAGGGCAGAGATGCTGCAAGGCTAAGTCCCAGCCTCGCCCTTCTCCAGAGTCCACGGTCAGGAGGCAATGATTTACAGCTGCGTGTGGAGCTCAGGTCCTTCCCCCAGGTGTTGAGTTACGAGGATGACAAAATCTCTGCCCATTCTGTCTTTATGGCTACATCAAATGGATCAGGTACCTCCAGGTAAAAATTTGCCAAACcactgcagcagcccctggccgagaACTTACgttaaggatataataggaaaacatgtttgcgACATTGCGGGCTTCAGCGTAAATGTCAGAGCCAAGCGGCCGGGAACGCTCGGCTGGCGTACCGGCCGGGAACATCAGCTCACCCAGCAGCCAGGAACGCTCGGCCTGCCCACGGGGCGGGGAACTGGAGGCTTGTCCAAAAGTTGGGGACGCCCAACTCGTTCAGGGCAGAACACCgctgattgctcttgacaatagcccgcagggtccatagaaacatgtttaagaataggccccACTTGCTAAATGTTACGTTATCTGATCccctgaccttccccgtgatgtaccactatcccgtgaccttccccgtgaggtactactattcactaggatgtaatGCGGATCACTCCCTTGATTGTTTTTGATTGTGATTGTTTTGATTGCTGCCAATAAATACAGGAGGTTGCGGCTATTCGGGGCTATCACTCGTGGtggtcgtcccctgcacccaccctctctttcgcaagctaacctgtctatgcctcctccttctcccgAACCAACGGGGCGTGGCAATGCGGGCGGGGCCGTGGCAAACCACATTATTGGGCCGATAAAAAATGCCAAATGCCTTTGTCTGAGAAACCGTGGTGAAATTGATTGTGTGTCTGGtttaagaaagaagaaccaggggtgcctgggtagcgcagtcgttaggcatctgccttcagctcagggcgtgatcccggtgtccctggatcgagtcccacatcgggcttctccgctgggagcctgcctcttcctctcccactcctcctgcttgtgttccctctctcgctggctgtctctgtcaaataaataaaaaaaatcttcaaaaaaaaaaaaaaagaagaagaagaaccaaGTTCATCTCACTTTCCAGCCCCAGTTAGTGTTGGTAGTGGCTTGGCGTGGTTGTGATGGTCCTGTGGATGACTGCAGGGAGGGCTTCCTCCCGAGAGACAGTGAGACTAGTGTCTCCTGACTTGTTCAGTGCACTGCCTGTGCAATTCAGGTGCCCAGCACTGTGTTTGGAAGGCTGTGTCTTGGTATTTGGCACACTGGAATACTCTCTCAGTTTCTGAGTTCTATTTTCCAACGTTTGCCCCAATTAGGTTAGCTACAGTATCTTCACTAGCCTTTTTCCTGTAAGCCCCCTACAGAACTGTCTTCTGATTCTTTCCTCCCCTAAAATGTAAGTTTACAATGATTTTTTGAACTGTAGAAAGACTTGGATTTTGAGGAAAAGCCTCTCCTCACAATTGTCCCTTTATTTAGTAGCTGTTGATTTTGATTCAATGCTGTCTTGGTGAGAGCTCCTGCTCCTACATTAAAAAGACAGTTGTAGACTGAAAATAGATTGTACCCTAACAGGTCCACAAGTGAGTGAGTCCCACCCGTCCTGCGGGTGGGCTTTACCGTGAGGTTCCTGACAGCATACCAGCAGGCTTGTATAGTGTCCTGCATCAAAACAAGCACCCGtttctcttcacacacacacacagatgtcaACGCACACTCCAAAACTCTGAATGGCAGGCATGTGCGTGTAACTGCCACAGGACAGCCGAGTAAGTGGCGGCACTTACAGCCCGGGCGCACGGGCTTCACGGGTCAGGAAGAGGCACGGACGTCCCGCCTTGCTGAGTTCCAGCTCTTCCCATTCTAGGGCGAGAGATGGGCGATTGAGATTTACACCCTGGACTTGGTGTTAGAGGAACTGTTTGGGGTTGAATATTTGGACTGGTCTCTGCATcataaatgtgtgtattttggctgaattaaagataaaataggaaaatgtctATAATCATATTCAATGCCTATGACTTCTTGAAATGCAAGGTCCTTAAGCCCCACACGTGTGCTGGcgtggaggaggaaggagattgGGCTCCGTGCacggaggaaaggggaagaagctTTTACCTTCTTCTAGGCCTAGCTTTTCCAGATGGCTCTCATCTGACTTTAAAAGATCCAAATATCTCCACATTCTTTTCCCAATCTTGATTTTCTGGACACAATCGATTCTATTACTCTGCACTGATCTCATTATTTTGGATTCCACTCATTTGGGTTGTGCTATAATTCATTTAGAGTGGATGGAAGATGACTATTTGGCTGAGCCAAAGATGAAAGACATGTCTAGATATTTTAAGTGAACCCCCACAGGTGGAAAGTGAAATAGTAACTACGTATCACACTTTTCAATCCTACTGCAAAATGCTCCAAAGTCTCTGCTTTACGAAGTTTGGGGCCAACTTTTGAGACTAGTTCTAATAGCTGTACATACCTAAAGGATCTGACTGAACCGCATTGGATTCTCAAGGAGATCTGCGATCCCGGGAAGGCTCAATCCTTTGGACAACACCCGTGTGAATTCTGCTTTGCCTGTTAGGACCAAACAGCTCCTGAATAAATGTGATCAACAAAATTCTCCGGGCTGACCAAAGGTCAGTGAAGTTAGGAGGCTCTGAACGTGACTCCAGGGCTTTGGAACCACTTGCACCTTGGACCCCACTTCAGAAGAACCACACTACTTTTGCTAACGACTCAGGAATTTTCAGGACTTTGAGGTATCCCTTCTCAAACCAggtatgataataataatatttagtaaGCTATATAGCAGGTCCCAGCCAATCAAAACAGATTACGAGCTAGAGTGCCCGAGTGAGATCACAAAGACCTCAAGTAGCACTTATCGAGCTCTAGGtcttggggagggtggggtgggatgcTGGGGACGGGTCTTGGGCAGCAGCGATTTACCAGTCTGTATGGGAATGTTTCGATATTTTAGCCTACGCATTACTGCCGTACGATGTATAACAGGTGAATGCAAGTATCGCCTCAAATTCCTAAGCCAGAGCTCTGCAAGCTGCATGCTGTCAGCAGCTGCTAACTCAGCATGAGGACGAGAGCCTGCACTTTTTACTCCCTTGCCTGTTACTAGAATCTGCTCTCTAGCTGCCCTCTTGCTCTCCA contains the following coding sequences:
- the BMP10 gene encoding bone morphogenetic protein 10 — protein: MGSLALQLCALFCLVAHSVSGSPIMSLEQSPLEEDMPLFDDVFSEQDGVDFNTLLQSMKNEFLKTLNLSDIPSQDSAKVDPPEYMLELYNKFATDRTAMPSANIIRSFKNEDLFSQPASFNGLRKYPLLFNVSIPHHEEVLMAELRLYTLVQRDRMMYEGVDRKITIFEVLESRGDTEGGRSMLVLVSGEIYGTNSEWETFDVTDAIRRWQKSGSSTHQLEVHIESRHDGTEDASRGQLEIDTSARNKHVPLLVVFSDDQSSEKEQKEELNEMIAQEQLLDFDTLGLDGYSRGPGEEALLQMRSNIIYDSTARIRRNAKGNHCKRTPLYIDFKEIGWDSWIIAPPGYEAYECRGVCNYPLAEHLTPTKHAIIQALVHLKNSQKASKTCCVPTKLDPISILYLDKGVVTYKFKYEGMAVSECGCR